A section of the Mastomys coucha isolate ucsf_1 unplaced genomic scaffold, UCSF_Mcou_1 pScaffold15, whole genome shotgun sequence genome encodes:
- the LOC116092065 gene encoding olfactory receptor 1013-like has protein sequence MERGNHTVTGFILLGFSTDPVMQKILFVVFLGVYSLTLLGNTTLIILICNDSRLHTPMYFFIGNLSFLDLWYSSVYTPKILVTCISEDKSISFAGCLSQFFFSAGLAYSECYLLAAMAYDRYTAISNPLLYAQAMSRRLCICLVLYSYTGGFVNAIILTSNTFTLDFCGDSVIDDFFCDVPPLVKLACDVRESYQSVLYFLLASNVISPTLLILTSYIFIIAAILRIRSTQGRLKAFSTCSSHLISVTLYYGSILYIYSRPSSSYSLERDKMVSTFYTVLFPMLNPMIYSLRNKDVKEALRKLFKLVHSEV, from the coding sequence ATGGAGAGGGGCAATCACACAGTGACTGGTTTCATCTTGCTGGGCTTCTCAACAGACCCAGTGATGCAGAAGATACTGTTTGTTGTGTTCCTTGGAGTATATTCACTGACATTACTAGGAAACACCACCCTCATCATATTGATCTGCAATGACTCCAGgctccacacacccatgtattTCTTCATTGGAAATCTGTCTTTTCTGGATCTCTGGTATTCCTCTGTCTATACTCCAAAGATCCTAGTGACCTGCATCTCTGAAGACAAAAGCATCTCCTTTGCTGGATGTCTGTCTCAATTCTTCTTCTCTGCTGGATTGGCCTATAGTGAATGCTACCTACTGGCTGCCATGGCTTATGATCGCTATACTGCCATCTCTAATCCCCTGCTTTATGCTCAAGCTATGTCAAGAAGGTTGTGCATCTGTTTGGTTTTATATTCCTATACAGGAGGATTTGTCAATGCAATAATATTAACTAGCAACACATTCACATTGGACTTTTGTGGTGACAGTGTTATTGATGATTTTTTCTGTGATGTTCCACCTCTGGTGAAGTTGGCATGTGATGTCAGGGAGAGTTACCAGTCTGTGCTGTACTTCCTCCTAGCTTCCAATGTCATTTCTCCCACTCTGCTCATCTTGACCTCCTATATCTTCATCATTGCTGCCATCCTGAGGATCCGATCCACCCAGGGCCGTCTCAAGGCCTTCTCCACCTGCTCCTCACACCTCATCTCTGTGACCTTATACTACGGCTCCATTCTCTACATCTACTCTCGTCCAAGTTCCAGTTACTCCTTGGAAAGGGATAAAATGGTCTCTACCTTTTATACTGTGTTATTCCCCATGTTGAACCCCATGATCTACAGTCTAAGGAATAAAGATGTAAAGGAAGCTCTGAGAAAACTCTTTAAGTTAGTTCATTCTGAAGTCTAA